A DNA window from Myripristis murdjan chromosome 19, fMyrMur1.1, whole genome shotgun sequence contains the following coding sequences:
- the LOC115378187 gene encoding mucin-13-like, producing the protein IQLALALKETGYITSVVLKITPIPKGKYWSLRKDELVSASVENIYELQSDITEEKITENIKNKVPGATFNATDLCDSNACDSNTTTCEARSGDFNCTCKKGYVKSTYSTRICTACPSGEKAPDDNTRPCVPCPFGYSGFNCNESWELVLVIVGSVLGGLLLITLIALPLVMRKSSKSSKKNPMPDIGNAYISHSPAKSPLVNRESANQQPAYANAGVPRIPRATTNSWDRGTNLEMTPSNSRQNLVPAGRSMMHDDRDVRNGNLNAPNRGQTNPYGQNPYAQSRGVTNTHYQHDDGRRLY; encoded by the exons ATACAGCTGGCGCTGGCCCTCAAAGAGACTGGTTACATTACATCTGTAGTGCTGAAGATCAC GCCCATACCAAAAGGAAAATACTGGTCACTAAGGAAGGATGAGCTTGTCAGTGCATCTGTAGAGAACATCTACGAACTACAATCTGACATCACAGAGGAAAAGATTACTgagaacattaaaaataaagtaccGGGAGCAACTTTCAATG CCACAGATCTCTGTGACAGTAATGCCTGCGACTCTAACACGACTACATGTGAGGCTCGCTCTGGCGACTTCAACTGTACCTGTAAAAAGGGTTACGTTAAGTCCACCTATAGCACCAGAATATGCACAG CTTGTCCCAGTGGTGAAAAAGCACCGGACGACAATACCCGCCCATGTGTCCC TTGTCCCTTTGGATATTCTGGTTTCAACTGCAATGAAT catgggAGCTGGTGCTTGTGATCGTTGGTTCTGTGCTCGGAGGACTGCTGCTCATCACACTCATCGCCCTGCCCCTTGTGATGCGCAA ATCATCAAAGAGTTCAAAGAAGAACCCAATGCCCGACATTGGGAACGCCTACATCAGCCACTCTCCTGCCAAGTCACCCTTGgtcaacagagagtcagccaACCAGCAGCCAGCTTATGCCAATGCCGGGGTGCCTAGGATCCCACGGGCCACAACCAACAGCTGGGACCGTGGCACCAACCTGGAGATGACCCCAAGCAACAGCCGGCAAAACCTGGTCCCCGCAGGCAGGAGCATG aTGCATGATGACCGTGATGTGAGAAATGGCAACCTAAACGCTCCTAATCGAGGCCAGACCAACCCATACGGCCAGAACCCATATGCTCAGAGCCGTGGCGTGACCAACACTCACTACCAGCATGATGATGGAAGAAGGCTCTATTAA